The proteins below come from a single Phocoena sinus isolate mPhoSin1 chromosome 2, mPhoSin1.pri, whole genome shotgun sequence genomic window:
- the TRMT61A gene encoding tRNA (adenine(58)-N(1))-methyltransferase catalytic subunit TRMT61A isoform X1, translating into MFMPTYLPGPWHLPDSNTMSFVAYEELIKEGDTAILSLGHGAMVAVRVQRGAQTQTRHGVLRHSVDLIGRPFGSKVTCGRGGWVYVLHPTPELWTLNLPHRTQILYSTDIALLTMMLELRPGSVVCESGTGSGSVSHAIIRTIAPTGHLHTVEFHQQRAEKAREEFQEHGVGRWVTVRTQDVCRSGFGVSREADAVFLDIPSPWEAVGHAWDALKVEGGRFCSFSPCIEQVQRTCQALAACGFSELSTLEVLPQVYNVRTISLPAPDLGASLGPDAGPFRSGMPMKETVGHTGYLTFATKTPG; encoded by the exons ATGTTCATGCCGACATACCTCCCAGGTCCCTGGCACCTGCCAGACAGCAACACCATGAGCTTCGTGGCGTATGAGGAGCTGATCAAAGAGGGTGACACAGCCATCCTGTCACTGGGCCATGGTGCGATGGTGGCAGTGCGTGTGCAGCGTGGGGCCCAGACCCAGACCCGGCACGGCGTCCTTCGGCATTCAGTAGACCTCATTGGCCGCCCCTTCGGCTCCAAGGTGACCTGCGGCCGAGGTGGCTGGGTGTATGTGCTGCACCCCACACCTGAGCTCTGGACGCTGAACCTGCCACACCGCACCCAGATCCTCTACTCCACCGACATTGCCCTGCTTACCATGATGCTGGAGCTTCGGCCGGGCTCTGTGGTCTGTGAATCGG GCACCGGCAGTGGCTCCGTGTCGCACGCCATCATCCGCACCATCGCACCCACGGGTCACCTGCACACGGTGGAGTTCCACCAGCAGCGGGCGGAGAAGGCTCGGGAGGAGTTCCAGGAGCACGGCGTGGGCCGATGGGTGACCGTGCGCACCCAGGACGTGTGCCGCAGCGGCTTCGGCGTGAGCCGCGAGGCGGACGCTGTCTTCCTGGACATCCCCTCGCCTTGGGAAGCCGTGGGCCATGCCTGGGACGCCCTGAAGGTTGAAG GTGGGCGCTTCTGCTCCTTCTCCCCGTGCATTGAGCAGGTGCAGCGCACGTGCCAGGCGCTGGCGGCCTGTGGCTTCTCGGAGCTCAGCACCCTGGAGGTGTTGCCCCAGGTCTACAACGTGCGCACCATCAGCCTGCCCGCGCCCGACCTGGGGGCCAGTCTGGGCCCCGACGCCGGCCCCTTCCGCAGCGGCATGCCCATGAAGGAGACCGTGGGCCACACCGGCTACCTGACCTTCGCCACCAAGACCCCGGGCTAG
- the TRMT61A gene encoding tRNA (adenine(58)-N(1))-methyltransferase catalytic subunit TRMT61A isoform X2 translates to MSFVAYEELIKEGDTAILSLGHGAMVAVRVQRGAQTQTRHGVLRHSVDLIGRPFGSKVTCGRGGWVYVLHPTPELWTLNLPHRTQILYSTDIALLTMMLELRPGSVVCESGTGSGSVSHAIIRTIAPTGHLHTVEFHQQRAEKAREEFQEHGVGRWVTVRTQDVCRSGFGVSREADAVFLDIPSPWEAVGHAWDALKVEGGRFCSFSPCIEQVQRTCQALAACGFSELSTLEVLPQVYNVRTISLPAPDLGASLGPDAGPFRSGMPMKETVGHTGYLTFATKTPG, encoded by the exons ATGAGCTTCGTGGCGTATGAGGAGCTGATCAAAGAGGGTGACACAGCCATCCTGTCACTGGGCCATGGTGCGATGGTGGCAGTGCGTGTGCAGCGTGGGGCCCAGACCCAGACCCGGCACGGCGTCCTTCGGCATTCAGTAGACCTCATTGGCCGCCCCTTCGGCTCCAAGGTGACCTGCGGCCGAGGTGGCTGGGTGTATGTGCTGCACCCCACACCTGAGCTCTGGACGCTGAACCTGCCACACCGCACCCAGATCCTCTACTCCACCGACATTGCCCTGCTTACCATGATGCTGGAGCTTCGGCCGGGCTCTGTGGTCTGTGAATCGG GCACCGGCAGTGGCTCCGTGTCGCACGCCATCATCCGCACCATCGCACCCACGGGTCACCTGCACACGGTGGAGTTCCACCAGCAGCGGGCGGAGAAGGCTCGGGAGGAGTTCCAGGAGCACGGCGTGGGCCGATGGGTGACCGTGCGCACCCAGGACGTGTGCCGCAGCGGCTTCGGCGTGAGCCGCGAGGCGGACGCTGTCTTCCTGGACATCCCCTCGCCTTGGGAAGCCGTGGGCCATGCCTGGGACGCCCTGAAGGTTGAAG GTGGGCGCTTCTGCTCCTTCTCCCCGTGCATTGAGCAGGTGCAGCGCACGTGCCAGGCGCTGGCGGCCTGTGGCTTCTCGGAGCTCAGCACCCTGGAGGTGTTGCCCCAGGTCTACAACGTGCGCACCATCAGCCTGCCCGCGCCCGACCTGGGGGCCAGTCTGGGCCCCGACGCCGGCCCCTTCCGCAGCGGCATGCCCATGAAGGAGACCGTGGGCCACACCGGCTACCTGACCTTCGCCACCAAGACCCCGGGCTAG